A genome region from Maylandia zebra isolate NMK-2024a linkage group LG6, Mzebra_GT3a, whole genome shotgun sequence includes the following:
- the fbxo8 gene encoding F-box only protein 8 encodes MGQALWRLPPRQQQQLQEELADRLAERGGGRQEQGRDAGSQKRAPQHCYRPDIYHLLRTRSGGKEPHGFIDLEMLPPELGITILSYLNATDLCLAGCVWQGLGNDEYLWQGLCKSTWGHCSIYNRRLPAGFSYRRLYLQLDEGSLTFNANPQEGISYFMSKGILVDHPTELAKFIFYTRRLNWKMLRIYLDERRDVLDELVKLHNFSNQFLPNALRDFFRHIHAPEERGEYLETLITKFSHRFCTCNPGLVRELGLSPDAVYVLCYSLILLSIDLTSPHVKNKMSKREFIRNTRRAAHNVSDDFVGHLYDNIYLIGHVAA; translated from the exons ATGGGTCAGGCACTGTGGAGGCTGCCTCCcagacaacagcagcagcttcagGAAGAGCTCGCTGATCGACTGGCTGAGAGAGGAGGGGGACGACAGGAGCAAG GGAGAGATGCAGGCTCGCAGAAAAGAGCTCCACAGCACTGCTATCGGCCTGACATCTATCATCTGCTGAGAACACGCAGTGGCG GTAAGGAACCTCATGGTTTTATAGACTTGGAGATGCTGCCACCTGAACTGGGCATCACCATACTGTCATACCTGAATGCTACTGATCTGTGCCTGGCTGGATGTGTGTGGCAGGGTCTGGGAAATGATGAATATCTTTGGCAGGG GCTATGTAAGTCCACTTGGGGCCACTGCTCCATCTACAACAGAAGGCTTCCTGCTGGTTTCTCATATAGAAGACTATACCTACAGCTAGATGAAGGCAGCCTGACATTCAATGCTAACCCACAGGAG GGTATCAGTTACTTCATGTCCAAAGGTATACTAGTGGATCACCCCACTGAGCTGGCAAAGTTTATTTTCTACACCAGACGGCTCAACTGGAAGATGCTAAGGATTTATCTGGATGAGAg ACGGGATGTCCTGGATGAGTTGGTGAAGCTCCATAACTTCAGTAACCAGTTTCTCCCCAATGCTCTGAGGGATTTCTTCAGACACATCCATGCGCCCGAGGAGAGAGGAGAATATCTGGAAACCCTTATTACCAAGTTCAGCCACAGGTTTTGTACCTGTAACCCTGGGCTTGTTCGAGAGCTGGGCCTCAGTCCTG ATGCTGTGTATGTGCTGTGCTACAGCCTTATCTTGCTCTCCATCGACCTCACCAGCCCACACGTGAAAAACAAGATGTCCAAGAGGGAGTTTATCAGGAACACACGACGAGCAGCACACAATGTTTCGGATGACTTCGTAGGCCACCTCTACGATAACATATACCTGATCGGCCACGTTGCTGCGTAG